A single region of the Sorghum bicolor cultivar BTx623 chromosome 7, Sorghum_bicolor_NCBIv3, whole genome shotgun sequence genome encodes:
- the LOC8055184 gene encoding DNA damage-repair/toleration protein DRT100 → MLATDEHCRPLPPKPQSKAKHAMASPGTAAALLVVLAALLAPPPAACACSAADRDALLSIRAALSEERRLGVFSTWTGTDCCAGWYGVACDPTTGRVADLSLRGEADDAVMAPAGRPASGVMSGYVSDAVCRLDRLSSLVLADWKQISGPVPACVATSLPYLRILELPGNRLTGAIPPLAALSRLAVLNLADNQLTGGIPGSVTSLAELKHLDLANNRLTGRLPSDFGKLRMLSRALLGRNRLSGPIPASVASMPRLADLDLSENQLTGAIPEGLGRGSGNGGNVLTSLYLGGNRLSGGVPASLLANSGLGMLNLSRNALGGGIPDAFTPRSYFMLLDLSRNRLTGGVPRSLSLAAYVGHLDLSHNRLCGSIPAGPPFDHLDAQSFASNSCLCGGPLGKCT, encoded by the coding sequence ATGCTCGCCACTGATGAGCACTGCCGTCCACTGCCGCCAAAGCcccaaagcaaagcaaagcacGCAATGGCATCTCCGGGCACCGCCGCAGCGCTCCTAGTCGTCCTCGCCGCCTTGCTGGCCCCCCCGCCTGCGGCGTGCGCATGCTCGGCGGCGGACCGCGACGCGCTGCTGTCGATCCGCGCGGCGCTATCGGAGGAGCGTCGTCTGGGCGTGTTCTCGACGTGGACGGGCACGGACTGCTGCGCCGGCTGGTACGGCGTGGCGTGCGACCCGACCACGGGGCGCGTCGCGGACCTCTCCCTCCGCGGGGAGGCCGACGACGCGGTCATGGCGCCCGCGGGGCGGCCGGCGTCGGGGGTCATGTCCGGGTACGTCTCCGACGCCGTGTGCCGCCTGGACCGCCTCTCGTCGCTGGTGCTCGCGGACTGGAAGCAGATCTCGGGCCCTGTCCCGGCCTGCGTCGCCACGTCGCTCCCCTACCTCCGCATCCTCGAGCTCCCCGGCAACCGCCTCACGGGCGCCATCCCGCCGCTGGCGGCGCTGTCGCGCCTCGCCGTGCTCAACCTCGCCGACAACCAGCTCACCGGCGGCATCCCGGGGTCAGTCACGTCGCTCGCCGAGCTCAAGCACCTCGACCTCGCCAACAACCGCCTCACCGGCCGCCTCCCGTCGGACTTCGGGAAGCTCCGGATGCTCAGCCGCGCGCTGCTGGGACGGAACCGGCTGTCGGGTCCCATCCCGGCGTCGGTGGCGTCGATGCCCCGGCTCGCCGACCTCGACCTCTCCGAGAACCAGCTGACGGGCGCGATCCCGGAGGGGCTGGGCCGCGGCTCCGGGAATGGCGGGAACGTGCTGACGTCGCTGTACCTCGGCGGGAACCGGCTGTCGGGCGGCGTCCCGGCGAGCCTGCTGGCGAACAGCGGGCTCGGCATGCTGAACCTGAGCCGGAACGCGCTGGGCGGCGGCATCCCCGACGCGTTCACGCCGCGGTCCTACTTCATGCTGCTGGACCTGTCGCGGAACCGGCTCACCGGCGGCGTGCCGCGGTCGCTGTCCTTGGCGGCGTACGTGGGCCACCTGGACCTCAGCCACAACCGGCTGTGCGGAAGCATCCCCGCCGGCCCGCCGTTCGACCACCTCGACGCCCAGTCGTTCGCCAGCAACAGCTGCCTCTGCGGCGGCCCGCTCGGCAAGTGCACGTGA
- the LOC8064034 gene encoding uncharacterized protein LOC8064034, with product MRAISTAAAAAGGMLRARLRSASRVRGGGEGAGRWTTPGHEERSKGYLFNRPPPPPGESRKWEDWELPCYVTSFLTVVILGVGLNAKPDLTIETWAHEKALERLQQQELAAAAAVSGGGDADAE from the coding sequence ATGCGGGCGATCTcgacggccgcggccgcggcgggaGGCATGCTGCGCGCGCGGCTACGCTCCGCGTCCCGCGTGCGCGGTGGCGGCGAGGGCGCGGGGCGGTGGACGACGCCGGGCCACGAGGAGCGGTCCAAGGGGTACCTCTTcaaccgcccgccgccgccgccgggggaGTCGCGGAAGTGGGAGGACTGGGAGCTTCCCTGCTACGTCACCTCCTTCCTCACCGTCGTCATCCTCGGCGTCGGCCTCAACGCCAAGCCCGACCTCACAATCGAGACCTGGGCGCACGAGAAGGCACTCGAGCGCCTTCAGCAGCAGGAGctagctgccgccgccgctgtcTCCGGCGGCGGTGACGCCGACGCTGAGTGA
- the LOC8064035 gene encoding uncharacterized protein LOC8064035, with amino-acid sequence MGARDNGEGRDEKKGIGSDYVPTRDSFSSQGESRVPRKLSKKETKDNNSPRTTKSSASRQAQTKLQHKGLNSVQNKSQKQKKTVSPAKAVEVRKPDITRIPSRPPSELSEETDDIISDAGTVDDKGTEEAKEIDVLDEAPHCDQSTGTDDEIPDIEDKVVDHGKSVVGQGNGELVLKIDKLEQELREVAALEVSLYSVVPEHGSSAHKLHTPARRLSRLYIHASKFWSEDKRASVAKSIASGLVLVAKSSSNDASRLTFWLSNTVVLREIIVQTFGISHQFTPSMTTMNMNGGAKKLDGKSMTMLWRNNFNGMQTKLAAMQMPDDWQETSTLLAALDKIESWIFSRIVETVWWQALTPHMQKRTEGASTPKAGRVLGPALGDQQQGTFSVNLWKAAFHDAFNRMCPLRAGGHECGCLPVLAKLVMEQCVARLDVAMFNAILRESASEIPTDPISDPIVDPKVLPIPAGDLSFGSGAQLKNSIGNWSRWLTDKLGIDDDDSDEIGDVEDERRGRAETKSFQLLNELSDLLMLPKDMLLEKSIRKEVCPSIGLQLVTRILCNFTPDEFCPDAVPSTVLEELNSESLLERHTNKDVINVFPCIAAPIVYRAPSTLDAAEKVADIGVGAKLDRKASMVQRRGYTSDDDLDDLDSPLASLIDRSAPPSPSNGFTHFSSQRGVSMENTRYTLLREVWLEQR; translated from the exons ATGGGCGCAAGAGATAATGGGGAGGGAAGGGATGAGAAGAAGGGAATTGGATCAGATTATGTACCTACTAGAGATTCCTTTTCTTCACAAGGTGAGTCTCGGGTTCCAAGGAAGCTCAGTAAAAAGGAGACAAAAGACAATAATAGCCCCCGAACAACCAAAAGCAGTGCCAGCCGTCAAGCTCAAACTAAGCTGCAACATAAAGGATTAAACAGTGTACAGAACAAGTCTcagaaacaaaagaaaacagtTAGTCCTGCTAAGGCTGTTGAAGTTAGAAAACCAGACATTACAAGAATTCCTTCCCGCCCTCCGTCAGAATTGTCTGAGGAAACAGATGATATAATCAGTGATGCTGGAACTGTTGATGATAAAGGCACCGAGGAGGCCAAGGAGATCGATGTGTTAGATGAAGCTCCACACTGTGATCAGAGTACTGGTACTGATGACGAAATTCCTGATATTGAAGACAAGGTAGTTGATCATGGAAAATCAGTTGTAGGTCAAGGCAATGGGGAATTAGTGTTGAAAATTGACAAGTTGGAACAGGAACTTCGTGAAGTTGCTGCTCTTGAAGTTTCCCTGTACTctgtagtccccgagcatggaAGTTCAGCACATAAGTTGCACACCCCAGCTCGGCGTCTTTCTAGGCTATATATCCATGCATCCAAGTTTTGGTCTGAAGATAAGAGAGCTTCGGTAGCAAAAAGCATTGCTTCTGGTCTTGTTCTTGTTGCAAAATCCAGTAGCAATGATGCTTCgag GCTGACATTCTGGCTGTCCAACACAGTTGTCCTCAGGGAGATAATTGTACAAACTTTTGGCATCTCACATCAATTTACTCCATCCATGACGACTATGAACATGAATGGTGGTGCCAAAAAACTTGATGGGAAATCTATGACAATGCTGTGGAGAAACAATTTCAATGGCATGCAAACCAAACTTGCTGCAATGCAGATGCCAGATGATTGGCAGGAAACAAGTACACTTTTGGCTGCACTAGACAAGATCGAATCTTGGATATTTTCTCGCATTGTTGAGACAGTATGGTGGCAG GCACTAACTCCTCACATGCAAAAACGGACGGAAGGCGCATCAACTCCAAAGGCTGGTAGAGTGTTAGGTCCTGCTTTGGGTGATCAGCAGCAGGGCACCTTTTCTGTTAACCTGTGGAAGGCTGCGTTTCATGATGCATTCAACAGAATGTGCCCCCTTCGTGCTGGTGGACATGAGTGTGGCTGTTTGCCAGTATTAGCAAAACTG GTGATGGAGCAATGTGTAGCCCGTTTGGATGTTGCCATGTTTAATGCCATCCTTCGTGAATCAGCAAGTGAGATACCAACAGACCCTATATCTGACCCAATTGTTGACCCAAAAGTCCTACCGATTCCAGCTGGTGATCTAAGCTTTGGGTCAGGCGCGCAGCTGAAGAACTCT ATTGGAAACTGGTCCAGATGGCTGACAGATAAGCTTGGCATAGATGATGATGATTCTGATGAAATAGGagatgttgaagatgaaagaagagGGAGAGCTGAAACAAAATCGTTTCAACTGCTTAATGAATTAAGTGATCTCCTGATGCTCCCAAAGGACATGCTTCTTGAAAAATCTATCAGGAAAGAG GTCTGCCCTTCAATTGGCCTTCAATTAGTGACAAGAATCCTGTGCAACTTCACCCCAGATGAGTTTTGCCCTGATGCGGTTCCAAGCACGGTCTTAGAAGAGCTGAATTCTGAG AGCTTGCTGGAGCGTCACACCAACAAAGACGTGATCAATGTGTTTCCATGCATAGCTGCTCCTATAGTGTACCGAGCACCTTCAACGTTGGATGCGGCAGAGAAAGTGGCAGACATAGGAGTTGGCGCAAAGCTGGACAGGAAAGCTTCAATGGTGCAGAGGAGAGGGTATACCAGTGACGATGACCTTGATGACCTGGATTCTCCGCTTGCATCCCTAATCGACAGGAGCGCTCCACCTTCGCCATCAAATGGTTTCACACATTTCAGTTCTCAGAGAGGAGTTTCCATGGAGAATACAAGATACACGCT